Proteins encoded in a region of the Sparus aurata chromosome 6, fSpaAur1.1, whole genome shotgun sequence genome:
- the LOC115582819 gene encoding odorant receptor 131-2-like, giving the protein MNVSSANVTVVLQYRDSFTEAVIKNVIVLALGIFINYINASLIHTFSKHQIFKSNPRYILFIHLVFNDMNQLTTTISLFIVTYNFRTIYVYHCCLLMVPAIMTTQNTPLNIAFIAAECYIAVCIPLRYNNLCSVKRTYIVIGIMWTCSSFSVLLDVFILFATEPLEFINSKVMCYRETLFRSKSSLKKRDASHMLFLVVVWLTLFYTYFRILFVAKAADTDAKKARNTLLLHGFQVLLCMTIYVQPMLQQVLSYFFPGSLSAIYFVLFIINQILPRFVNPIVYGLRDKTFRKYFKMHLLCTMNVHPKTTVMMRT; this is encoded by the exons ATGAACGTCTCATCTGCCAATGTGACAGTGGTTTTACAGTATCGAGACTCCTTCACTGAAGCTGTGATCAAGAATGTGATCGTTTTGGCTCTCGGGATCTTCATCAACTACATCAATGCAAGCCTCATTCACACCTTCAGCAAACACCAG ATCTTCAAGTCGAACCCACGCTATATCCTTTTCATCCACCTCGTGTTCAATGATATGAATCAGCTGACAACCACCATTTCCCTCTTCATCGTCACCTACAACTTCAGAACCATCTATGTCTACCACTGTTGTCTCTTGATGGTCCCGGCCATTATGACCACACAAAACACCCCTCTGAACATAGCTTTTATAGCAGCTGAGTGCTACATTGCTGTCTGCATTCCCCTTCGCTACAACAACTTATGTTCAGTCAAAAGAACGTACATTGTAATTGGCATAATGTGGACGTGCAGTTCATTTTCTGTCTTGCTGGATGTCTTCATCCTTTTTGCAACTGAACCTCTGGAGTTCATAAATTCAAAAGTGATGTGCTATAGGGAAACACTGTTTCGGAGCAAGTCCAGTTTAAAGAAGAGGGATGCATCCCACATGTTGTTTCTGGTAGTGGTTTGGTTGACTCTGTTTTACACTTACTTCAGAATTTTGTTTGTAGCCAAAGCTGCTGACACAGATGCTAAAAAGGCCAGAAACACTCTTCTCCTTCATGGCTTTCAGGTGCTGTTGTGTATGACGATTTATGTGCAACCTATGCTACAACAGGTTCTCAGTTACTTCTTCCCCGGAAGTTTAAGTGCCAtatactttgttttgtttatcataAACCAAATCCTCCCTCGCTTTGTAAATCCTATTGTCTACGGGCTACGAGACAAAACTTTCAGGAAGTACTTCAAAATGCACCTCCTATGTACCATGAATGTCCATCCTAAGACAACCGTGATGATGCGTACTTAA
- the LOC115582820 gene encoding odorant receptor 131-2-like has product MNFTHVDSNVTGAVSNLDRFLTALRRNLTVFVLGITINYINANMIHTFSKHHIFKSNPRYILFIHLVFNDMIQLTTSISLFIITYAFQTIYVYHCCLLMVPAIMTTQNTPLNIAFMAAECYIAVCIPLRYNNLCSVKRTYIVIGIMWTCSSFSVLPDVFILFATEPLEFINSKVMCYRDAVFRSKYSLKKRDASHMLFLVVVWLTLFYTYFRILFVAKAADTDAKKARNTLLLHGFQVLLCMMVYVQPMLLHVLRYLFPGSLSAIYFVLFIINQIIPRFLSPIVYGIRDKTFRKYFKMYLICTMNIHLKTTMTMLTQNSSQKSSSQGNVT; this is encoded by the exons AGTAACCTGGACAGGTTTCTAACAGCTCTTCGCAGGAATTTAACAGTTTTTGTCCTGGGCATCACCATCAACTACATCAATGCCAACATGATCCACACATTCAGCAAACATCAT ATCTTCAAGTCGAACCCACGCTATATCCTTTTCATCCACCTGGTGTTCAACGACATGATTCAGCTGACAACCAGCATTTCCCTCTTCATCATCACCTACGCCTTCCAAACCATCTATGTCTACCACTGTTGTCTCTTGATGGTCCCGGCCATTATGACCACACAAAACACCCCTCTGAACATAGCTTTTATGGCAGCTGAGTGCTACATTGCTGTCTGCATTCCCCTCCGCTACAACAACTTATGTTCAGTCAAAAGAACATACATTGTAATTGGCATAATGTGGACGTGCAGTTCATTTTCTGTCTTGCCGGATGTCTTCATCCTTTTTGCAACTGAACCTCTGGAGTTCATAAATTCAAAAGTGATGTGTTATAGGGATGCAGTGTTTCGGAGCAAGTATAGTTTAAAGAAGAGGGATGCATCCCACATGTTATTTCTGGTAGTGGTTTGGTTGACTCTGTTTTACACTTATTTCAGAATTTTGTTTGTAGCCAAAGCTGCTGACACAGACGCTAAAAAGGCCAGAAACACTCTTCTCCTTCATGGCTTTCAGGTGCTGTTGTGTATGATGGTTTATGTGCAACCTATGCTACTTCATGTTCTCAGATACTTATTCCCAGGAAGTCTAAGTGCCATatactttgttttgttcattataAACCAAATCATCCCTCGCTTTCTAAGTCCTATTGTCTACGGGATACGAGACAAAACTTTCAGGAAGTACTTCAAAATGTATCTCATATGCACCATGAACATCCATCTTAAGACAACCATGACGATGCTTACTCAAAATAGCTCTCAAAAAT CATCCTCACAAGGCAATGTGACATGA